The Catenuloplanes niger genome includes a window with the following:
- a CDS encoding PfkB family carbohydrate kinase encodes MVHAVFAGLCTLDVIQSVARVPGANEKVTALRQTVAAGGPATNAAVTFAHLGGTPTLLTAVGRHPLATGVRADLAECGVRLRDLAPDHDGPPSVSSVLVTAATGERAVASTDAAGAHLVPPADLDLAGVSAVQVDGHHPALAEAVLTEARRRGIATLLDAGSWKDGTERLLPLVDVVAASADFRPPAAGPPQEIIRGYGVPWLAITAGAGPIRWWGPGGTAGEVPVPAVAVVDTLGAGDVFHGALTFAVATRGLAALPSLLAPAAHTAARACAHFGTRTWMHHTDT; translated from the coding sequence CACGCTCGACGTGATCCAGTCGGTGGCCCGGGTGCCCGGCGCGAACGAGAAGGTCACCGCGCTGCGGCAGACCGTCGCGGCGGGCGGGCCGGCCACCAACGCGGCGGTCACGTTCGCGCATCTGGGCGGCACCCCGACGCTGCTCACCGCCGTCGGCCGGCATCCGCTCGCGACCGGCGTCCGGGCCGACCTCGCGGAGTGCGGCGTCCGGCTGCGGGACCTCGCGCCGGACCACGACGGGCCGCCGTCGGTGTCGAGCGTCCTGGTCACGGCCGCGACCGGCGAGCGCGCCGTGGCGTCCACCGACGCGGCCGGCGCGCACCTCGTACCGCCGGCGGATCTCGATCTCGCCGGGGTGTCCGCGGTGCAGGTGGACGGGCACCATCCGGCGCTCGCGGAGGCGGTGCTGACCGAGGCGCGGCGGCGCGGGATCGCCACCCTGCTGGACGCGGGCAGCTGGAAGGACGGCACGGAACGGCTGCTGCCGCTGGTCGACGTGGTCGCGGCCTCGGCCGACTTCCGCCCGCCGGCCGCCGGACCACCGCAGGAGATCATCCGAGGGTACGGCGTGCCGTGGCTCGCGATCACCGCCGGCGCCGGCCCGATCCGGTGGTGGGGTCCCGGCGGCACGGCCGGCGAGGTCCCGGTGCCCGCGGTGGCCGTCGTGGACACGCTCGGCGCGGGCGACGTCTTCCACGGCGCGCTCACCTTCGCGGTCGCCACCCGGGGGCTCGCGGCGCTGCCGTCGCTGCTGGCTCCCGCGGCCCACACCGCGGCGCGGGCCTGCGCACACTTCGGCACCCGCACGTGGATGCACCATACAGACACGTGA
- a CDS encoding metallophosphoesterase — protein MSTVVIVGDVGGCADRLAAVLPALAEDPEVTVIQVGDLVDRGPDSAGVLKLVGERLRESPARWIQLIGNHEAPYAGLSDPFWPEPLDDTDARRIADWWLRDRMRVAAAVRTARGEELLVTHAGLTVESWRALGGPVTAGTTAELLNTRPDDLLRSLRGPLWAEAGPDLYHGWLTGTEFPPFGQVHGHDTIVDFGRREWRCAERLRQRTTVDWDARHTTTMIKRMPFVGVDPRHGTTGAPAWSPLYLRDATVLG, from the coding sequence ATGTCGACCGTGGTGATCGTCGGGGACGTGGGTGGGTGTGCGGACCGGCTGGCCGCGGTGCTGCCCGCGCTGGCCGAGGACCCGGAGGTCACCGTCATCCAGGTCGGTGACCTGGTGGATCGCGGGCCGGACAGCGCGGGCGTGCTGAAGCTGGTCGGCGAGCGGCTGCGGGAGTCCCCCGCCCGGTGGATCCAGCTCATCGGCAACCACGAGGCGCCCTACGCCGGCCTGAGCGACCCCTTCTGGCCCGAGCCGCTCGACGACACGGACGCCCGCCGGATCGCCGACTGGTGGCTTCGCGACCGCATGCGGGTCGCCGCCGCGGTCCGCACCGCGCGCGGCGAGGAACTGCTGGTCACCCACGCCGGCCTGACCGTCGAGTCGTGGCGGGCGCTGGGCGGGCCGGTGACCGCGGGCACCACCGCGGAGCTGCTGAACACCCGCCCGGACGACCTGCTGCGCAGCCTCCGCGGCCCGCTGTGGGCGGAGGCCGGGCCGGACCTCTACCACGGCTGGCTGACCGGCACCGAGTTCCCGCCGTTCGGGCAGGTGCACGGCCACGACACGATCGTCGACTTCGGGCGCCGGGAGTGGCGCTGCGCGGAACGGCTCCGGCAGCGGACCACGGTGGACTGGGACGCGCGGCACACCACCACGATGATCAAGCGGATGCCGTTCGTCGGCGTGGACCCGCGGCACGGCACCACGGGCGCGCCGGCCTGGTCCCCGCTCTATCTGCGCGACGCGACGGTGCTCGGGTAG
- a CDS encoding helix-turn-helix domain-containing protein, giving the protein MEDGALLDPEHDRVYRALIRLGSADVEEVARRASVRHDEAARALHALRDQGLAAERTGDAAVYVALAPDVALGDRLLRRQAALEEARRSVAALSEEFRDIARRRDADRLVEIVHGRAALRARLHTVQMEAREEILWFCRTNPLAMPGTENTEESGALRRGVRYRAIYERGLLTDPGELTGITESVRLGEEARTLPALPVRLAIADRRTAICPLVPDGERGFVEPTAALVHRSELLDALLALFESHWERATPLRLADGVIEEADADASEKHLLSLFVAGLPDKSIASQLGVSRRTVQRRLDRLMSIAGVDTRTGLAFQAARRGWL; this is encoded by the coding sequence ATGGAGGACGGGGCACTGCTGGATCCGGAGCACGACCGCGTCTACCGGGCGCTGATCCGGCTCGGCTCCGCCGACGTCGAGGAGGTCGCCCGGCGGGCGTCGGTCCGGCACGACGAGGCGGCCCGCGCCCTGCACGCGCTGCGCGACCAGGGACTCGCCGCGGAACGCACCGGCGACGCCGCCGTCTACGTGGCGCTCGCCCCCGACGTCGCGCTCGGCGACCGCCTGCTGCGCCGCCAGGCCGCGCTGGAGGAGGCCCGCCGCTCGGTCGCCGCGCTGTCCGAGGAGTTCCGCGACATCGCCCGGCGCCGCGACGCGGACCGCCTGGTCGAGATCGTGCACGGCCGCGCCGCGCTGCGCGCCCGGCTGCACACGGTGCAGATGGAGGCGCGCGAGGAGATCCTCTGGTTCTGCCGGACGAACCCGCTCGCCATGCCCGGCACGGAGAACACCGAGGAGTCCGGCGCGCTCCGGCGCGGCGTGCGATACCGGGCGATATACGAGCGCGGCCTGCTCACCGACCCGGGCGAGCTGACCGGCATCACGGAGAGCGTCCGCCTCGGCGAGGAGGCCCGCACGCTGCCCGCGCTCCCGGTGCGCCTCGCGATCGCGGACCGCCGCACCGCGATCTGTCCACTCGTCCCGGACGGCGAACGCGGCTTCGTCGAGCCCACCGCAGCGCTGGTCCACCGCAGCGAACTGCTGGACGCGCTGCTCGCGCTCTTCGAGTCGCACTGGGAGCGCGCCACCCCGCTGCGCCTGGCCGACGGCGTCATCGAGGAGGCCGACGCGGACGCCAGCGAGAAGCACCTGCTGTCGCTGTTCGTCGCGGGGCTGCCGGACAAGTCGATCGCCTCCCAGCTCGGCGTCAGCCGCCGCACCGTCCAGCGCCGCCTCGACCGCCTGATGTCCATCGCCGGCGTCGACACCCGCACCGGTCTCGCCTTCCAGGCCGCCCGCCGCGGCTGGCTCTGA